One part of the Arabidopsis thaliana chromosome 1 sequence genome encodes these proteins:
- the RPL27AB gene encoding Ribosomal protein L18e/L15 superfamily protein (RPL27AB; FUNCTIONS IN: structural constituent of ribosome; INVOLVED IN: translation; LOCATED IN: cytosolic ribosome, ribosome, cytosolic large ribosomal subunit, nucleolus, large ribosomal subunit; EXPRESSED IN: 23 plant structures; EXPRESSED DURING: 13 growth stages; CONTAINS InterPro DOMAIN/s: Ribosomal protein L18e/L15 (InterPro:IPR021131), Ribosomal protein L15, conserved site (InterPro:IPR001196); BEST Arabidopsis thaliana protein match is: Ribosomal protein L18e/L15 superfamily protein (TAIR:AT1G70600.1); Has 1087 Blast hits to 1087 proteins in 423 species: Archae - 174; Bacteria - 23; Metazoa - 355; Fungi - 166; Plants - 138; Viruses - 0; Other Eukaryotes - 231 (source: NCBI BLink).), translated as MATALKKNRKKRGHVSAGHGRIGKHRKHPGGRGNAGGMHHHRILFDKYHPGYFGKVGMRYFHKLRNKFFCPIVNLDKLWSLVPEDVKAKSSKDNVPLIDVTQHGFFKVLGKGHLPENKPFVVKAKLISKTAEKKIKEAGGAVVLTA; from the coding sequence ATGGCGACGGcgttgaagaagaacagaaagaagagaggtcACGTCAGCGCCGGACATGGACGTATCGGTAAGCACCGTAAGCATCCCGGAGGTCGTGGAAACGCAGGAGGTATGCATCACCACAGGATCCTCTTCGACAAGTACCATCCAGGTTACTTCGGGAAAGTTGGTATGAGGTATTTCCACAAGCTTCGTAACAAGTTCTTTTGCCCAATCGTGAACCTGGACAAGCTATGGTCACTTGTTCCTGAAGACGTGAAGGCGAAATCGAGCAAGGATAATGTTCCGTTGATCGATGTGACGCAGCATGGTTTCTTCAAGGTTTTGGGGAAAGGTCATTTGCCTGAGAACAAACCTTTCGTTGTGAAGGCTAAGCTTATCTCTAAGACtgctgagaagaagattaaggAAGCTGGTGGTGCTGTTGTTCTCACtgcttag
- a CDS encoding MAK16 protein-like protein (MAK16 protein-related; CONTAINS InterPro DOMAIN/s: Mak16 protein (InterPro:IPR006958); Has 4868 Blast hits to 3538 proteins in 334 species: Archae - 9; Bacteria - 248; Metazoa - 1831; Fungi - 653; Plants - 272; Viruses - 128; Other Eukaryotes - 1727 (source: NCBI BLink).): MQHDEVIWQVIRHKHCSYMAKIETGIFCRNQYNVTGICNRSSCPLANSRYATIRDHDGVFYLYMKTIERAHMPNKLWERVKLPVNYEKALEMIDKHLLYWPKLLQHKVKQRLTKMTQMRIRMRKLALKTREVVVTTPRRQIKRESRREEKAIKAAQLDKAIETELMERLKKGIYPTEIYNLSDSVFNKLLDREIETNDEVEKEEEEEGVIEYVEGDDELEAEEEEDMEDFSGLPSKESYLEGDDHDSDDEDDDDAEEQVVIHKKGRALKKSDDNGKAKKKPRVVVEVEQEDADTRRSLKSLKI; encoded by the exons ATGCAACACGATGAGGTTATATGGCAGGTCATTAGGCACAAGCACTGTAGTTACATGGCCaa AATCGAAACTGGAATCTTTTGCAGAAACCAATATAATGTAACAGGAATCTGTAATCGAAGCTCTTGCCCTCTTGCTAATAGCCGATACGCCACTATCCGTGACCATGATG gagtgttttatttatatatgaagaCTATTGAGAGAGCTCACATGCCAAATAAATTGTGGGAGAGAGTTAAGCTGCCTGTAAACTATGAGAAGGCTCTTGAAATGATTGACAAACACTTG TTGTACTGGCCCAAGTTGTTGCAGCATAAGGTTAAACAAAGACTGACTAAAATGACTCAGATGCGTATTCGTATGAGGAAACTTGCTCTGAAAACAAG GGAGGTAGTAGTCACTACGCCTAGGAGGCAAATAAAGAGGGAGTcgagaagagaggaaaaggCTATAAAAGCAGCTCAGTTGGATAAG GCTATTGAAACCGAGTTGATGGAACGTTTGAAGAAAGGCATTTACCCTACTGAAATATACAATTTATCTGACAGTGTGTTTAACAAACTGCTTGATAGAGAAATCGAAACCAACGACGaagttgagaaagaagaggaggag GAAGGAGTGATTGAATATGTTGAAGGCGATGATGAACtcgaagcagaggaagaagaagacatggaAGACTTCTCTGGTCTTCCATCTAAGGAGTCTTACCTTGAAGGTGATGATCATG ACTCAGATGACGAGGATGACGATGATGCTGAAGAACAAGTTGTGATTCATAAAAAGGGAAGAGCTTTAAAGAAGTCTGATGATAAtggaaaagcaaagaagaaaccaagagTAGTTGTTGAG GTTGAGCAAGAAGATGCAGACACAAGAAGATCCCTGAAAAGCCttaaaatttga